In the Sarcophilus harrisii chromosome 3, mSarHar1.11, whole genome shotgun sequence genome, one interval contains:
- the GJB6 gene encoding gap junction beta-6 protein, protein MDWSTLHTFIGGVNKHSTSIGKVWITVLFIFRVMILVVAAEEVWGDEQEDFVCNTLQPGCKNVCYDHFFPVSHIRLWALQLIFVSTPALLVAMHVTYNRHEKERQFRKGEKGIEYKDLEEIKKQKVRIEGSLWWTYTSSIFFRIIFEASFMYVFYFLYNGYNLPWVVKCSIDPCPNIVDCFISRPTEKSVFTIFMIAASVICMLLNVAELCYLLMKLCFRRSRRAQVQRNHPNHTIKESKQNEMNELISDSGQNAITGFPS, encoded by the coding sequence atggattggagtacACTGCATACCTTCATTGGGGGTGTAAATAAACACTCCACCAGCATAGGGAAGGTCTGGATTACTGTCCTCTTCATTTTTAGAGTCATGATTCTTGTTGTAGCTGCTGAAGAAGTGTGGGGAGATGAGCAAGAAGATTTTGTCTGTAATACTCTGCAGCCaggatgcaaaaatgtttgctaCGACCACTTCTTCCCTGTTTCTCACATCAGACTTTGGGCCCTGCAGCTGATTTTTGTCTCTACTCCAGCACTTCTGGTAGCCATGCATGTTACATATAAtagacatgagaaagaaagacaatttaggaaaggagagaaagggattgaATACAAGgacttagaagaaattaaaaaacagaaggTTCGAATAGAGGGGTCTTTGTGGTGGACTTACACTAGCAGTATTTTCTTTAGAATTATCTTCGAAGCCTCCTTTATGTATGTGTTTTACTTTCTTTACAATGGCTATAATCTACCCTGGGTGGTGAAATGCAGTATTGATCCTTGTCCCAATATTGTGGACTGCTTTATTTCAAGACCCACTGAAAAATCTGTTTTTACCATTTTCATGATTGCAGCATCTGTGATTTGCATGCTGTTAAACGTGGCTGAATTATGTTATTTACTGATGAAACTGTGTTTCAGAAGGTCCAGAAGAGCACAGGTTCAAAGAAATCACCCCAATCACAccataaaagaaagcaaacaaaatgaaatgaatgagttGATTTCAGACAGTGGCCAAAATGCAATCACAGGTTTTCCAAGttaa